Genomic DNA from Bacteroidales bacterium:
GTTCCACCGGTTGTTGGCACTGGCCAGATTATAATCTACGCCAAATACCCGGTTGAAGCGGTTATCATCCTCAAATCTTTCCTTACCAGTGGGTACGGTGAGCTGTTTGTTGATGAAGAATGCCCCTACATTGGAACGTGAAAACACCTGATGTTGCATTGTAGCCACCGTATAGTTGGCTGCCGGCACGTCGCCCCGGGTTCCTGTCTGCATGTTCATAAGGCCAATGCGCATGTCTTCATTGAGCTTTCCGCTAAGCCGGGCTCCGGCCTGAACGGGATTTGTCAAACCAATGCGTCTTGAGAAGAATGGCCGGATGTTTTCCTTGCCATAACTGGTAAACAGATCTTTATTTTCCAGAAAGAACTGTCTTTTTTCCGGGAAAAAGAGTTCAAACCGATCGAGATTGGTCATCTGCTCATCCACTTCTACCTGCGAATAGTCAGGATTCACCGTAAGATCAAGTGTAAGATCGGTACTTAGCGAGACGTTGGCATCGAGGCCGGCCTCACCGGACCATTCGCTGTCTCCTCCCTCCAGATGATCTTTGGAAACCTCTCCCATCACATAGGGTATCAGGGAAACATGCATTTTGGGATCCGGAGGAGCTTCCTCAAATATAAGCGTTCCTGTAAAGGCCAGGCTTGCTGTGGGGAACTGCCTTGGAACCGGTGCCCAGCTCGATTTTTCATTTTCCTTAAGATCCAGCCTGGAGAAGTTGATCCCCCACTGTTTAACTCCCTCCTGGTATTGAAGGTTCTTGAAAGGTATGGCCATCTCTATGGTCCAGTAATCCTCATATTCGATTACCTCCATCTCCCATTTGCAATCCCAGGCTAGTGAAACGTCGCCACCTTCAGACTGCAGGCCATCCCACTTGGCACCCCCAGCGGAGGCACCAAAGGAAAAACCATTGGTCTGGTCGTTATAGGTATCCATGAAGAGAAGGAAATTGTCGTTCTTGCCAAACTCAAAATCACGCCGCAGTGATTCTACGATATTTTCACCCGGCATGCTTTCATAACATTTCACCCCAAAATAGATGTTCTCATCGTCATAGGTCAACCTGACGGTGGTTTTGGCATTTGCATAACCCGTATCGATAGGCAGCACACGGTGAAATGCATCGGCCACCTCAGATTGTTGCCATGCAGATTCATCCAGTCTGCCATCAATGGTAATGTCCTCATTGGTCTTTTTAATCCTGATCTGATGGGTCTGGCGATTGTTGCTCATTTCAGAGTCAATGACCTGCTGCCCGATTGCCTCATTGGCGACAAAGGCAAGTAAAAATAAAAACAATGTTCTCATGTTCATGCATAACCGATTTTAGGTACCCGACAAAAATCAATGCCAGGCACAGATTACATTATATTCTGACCGATAAACAAAACTATTGTCAGGGGCCAAATTTGAAAAATTCCAGGGAAAAATCACCAAGGTTAAAAAAACTTTTAGTTATCTTACACTTATTTAACTGAAGCATAGATTATATCTCAACATAAATAAATACTTGCCTGCTCCGGCTGTTGTCAAACCTGCATTCCGAATGGTTTGCAAAACGGGCTGTCATTAATACGGTTATATCTGCACACTACCCGTATTTCTGTGCAGAAGGGTTGCAAATCATCATATAAAGTTTTATCTTTAACAAACTCAAAAATCATTAAACGGCTATGAAAACACAACCATTAATTTTTCGGCTACAACTTATTTTTTTGGTAGTTATTACGGGCTGCCTTGTCATTTCATGCAGTAAACAAAAACCAACTTATGAACCAACGTGGGAATCGCTTGAGCAACATGAAGTCCCGGACTGGTATGACGACGCCAAATTCGGAATTTTTATTCACTGGGGGGTATATGCCGTACCTGCCTGGGCTCCGGTTGGGGGCGAATCATCTTCCAGCCAGTACTCAGAGTGGTATCCTTTTCACATGTATGTTGAAGGAGATACTACCTACGAGTATCACCGGCAACATTACGGGGAACTCTCGGAATTCGGTTACAAAGATTTTATCCCGATGTTCACGGCAGAAAAATGGGATCCCGACCGATGGGCCCAATTATTCAAGGATGCAGGAGCCCGGTATGTGGTTCCCGTAGGTGAGCATCACGATGGCTTCCCGATGTGGGACAGCGATCTCACTGAATGGGATGCCAAAGACAAGGGACCCAAACGGGATATCATCGGCGAGCTGGCCAAGGCTGTCAGGGAAAGGGACATGAAGTATGCCCCCTCGTATCACCGGATGATGAATTATTATGATCCCAGCTTTGAAGACGGGCATTTTAACAATCCC
This window encodes:
- a CDS encoding carbohydrate binding family 9 domain-containing protein, with protein sequence MNMRTLFLFLLAFVANEAIGQQVIDSEMSNNRQTHQIRIKKTNEDITIDGRLDESAWQQSEVADAFHRVLPIDTGYANAKTTVRLTYDDENIYFGVKCYESMPGENIVESLRRDFEFGKNDNFLLFMDTYNDQTNGFSFGASAGGAKWDGLQSEGGDVSLAWDCKWEMEVIEYEDYWTIEMAIPFKNLQYQEGVKQWGINFSRLDLKENEKSSWAPVPRQFPTASLAFTGTLIFEEAPPDPKMHVSLIPYVMGEVSKDHLEGGDSEWSGEAGLDANVSLSTDLTLDLTVNPDYSQVEVDEQMTNLDRFELFFPEKRQFFLENKDLFTSYGKENIRPFFSRRIGLTNPVQAGARLSGKLNEDMRIGLMNMQTGTRGDVPAANYTVATMQHQVFSRSNVGAFFINKQLTVPTGKERFEDDNRFNRVFGVDYNLASANNRWNGKAFYHGSVTPDGLSNGQAASATVNYSTQHWDLDWAYDYVDDDYRAETGYIRRTGYHLLAPRAEYKFYPASEKIANHGPDVLYQSIFDPQWNLTDRTIQFKYEFVFLDRSNLSLNYRREYIKLRNPFDPTHTTGDTLAANTDYSWDQAEIEYESDPRSLLNYDLTAGYGGFFHGKRGYVEGNLKYRLQPYGSISLNLEYNDLDFPEPYKDVAFWLLGPKFDLTFTRSLFLTVFWQYNEQIDNINTNIRFQWRYAPVSDLYIVYTDNYFPENFREKNRALVAKLSYWFN
- a CDS encoding alpha-L-fucosidase, yielding MKTQPLIFRLQLIFLVVITGCLVISCSKQKPTYEPTWESLEQHEVPDWYDDAKFGIFIHWGVYAVPAWAPVGGESSSSQYSEWYPFHMYVEGDTTYEYHRQHYGELSEFGYKDFIPMFTAEKWDPDRWAQLFKDAGARYVVPVGEHHDGFPMWDSDLTEWDAKDKGPKRDIIGELAKAVRERDMKYAPSYHRMMNYYDPSFEDGHFNNPHFSEDGPDSIFVKNWKERWEELRDKYKPAIMWFDGDWMEPVKVWGTKQVMADYYNTAQSWDKEVLVNDRMGEVRGERGDFYTTEYEYGIQTDTLIEHKWESCRGIGGSFG